The genomic window TGGTACTGTAACAAATGCGGCAAGGGAGGTTGCCAATGATGGAGTTGATCAGTGTGATCCTCAAATTATCACTCAAGCATCATCTCTAAGTACTTTCGTTAAtctctttgttgttgtttctttgttAGTTTGATTTCATTCCCAATTGTGTTTGCAAGTCATGCTTTGCAATGTGCATCTTTCAAAATGAGCTGTGATGTTGTATTGACCATGTTCTTCATAAGTTCTTAGGAGGACTGAGGTGATTATTTAAGTGAGACAATTTTGATTGGATGTATTTTAAAGTTTGCAGAGAAAAAGAGGTTGCTCAATAGGTGGATAGGACATTGCACTTTAGCATGGGTACATATTTTGGAAACAATGATGAGTTACAGAGTTCACAATCAATGGATCAGTTCTCAGTAGCATATACAAGCAATGCTGTTAAATTCCATGCTTGCACAACTTGTTCCTTGTTTATTGAATAAGGTTTATACATGCTAGGTTGCGTCCTGGTTTAACATCTGTTGATGAATTATGACAGGTAAGCTGCCATTGGAGCCTTCCTCCGTGGATATTGTCATTCCCATCTTCAGATCAATTGAATTTCCTGGTGACCTGTTGGTAAAGGAAATGTTTAGAGTGTTGAAGCCTGGTGGAACCATTCTGATTTACAGTTCTCAGCAATCTGTTATAGGGGAAACTGACAAGGTGAATATAAATGCCTTTTTTTGTGTGGTCTGGATAGAGTTTAGTTTGTCATCAAGCTTCTCACCACGGTGTTTCTGTAGGCAATTTCTGGTCTTCAGCGCAAGTTGCTTTTGGGTGGTTTCTTGGAAGCGGAAGCTCTACAACCAAAACCTGTTGGCCTCTCCAATGTCGTTTGTTCTTTTGGGGTGAGTTAGTTTTCACTTATGACTGTTGGCATTATTGTGATCTTGTTATTCTCTGCTCGTTTACTCAAATGAGGAATGATAGAACCATAATAAGTTGATCCTTGATGTAAAAGGGCAAGGATACATATTCTCTTTGcaagttttaagttttaactGTATCACCCCTTTCATTGCGTCCTAATACTATTTGCTTTCCATTATTCATGTTGCAATATACTTGGTTGAATTTATAATCCTTCTTTATTCTTAGGTCAAGGCCAAAAAACCTTCTTGGAATATTGGTTCATCCTTTGCACTAAAGAAATCTATAAAATCACCCGTCAAGGTTCAAAATGATGATTATTCAGATTTGATTGATGAGGATAGCCTTTTGACGGAAGAAGATTTGAAGAAACCTCAGCTACCACCTGGTAAGATAGAAGACACTAAGCTTTGGTTTTAtgcatttttatgtttttttgggcCACTAGTAACCAAATTTGCATGTGAAGTTGGTGATTGTGAGGTTGGAAGCACAAGGAAGGCTTGCAAGAACTGCACTTGTGGTAGAGCTGAGGAAGAGGAGAAAGTGAAGTTGGGACCGACTATGGATCAGCTGAGCAATCCACAATCAGCATGTGGCAGTGTATGTTTTATATGTCTTTATGTGCATTAATGTAGATGTAATTGTATTTGTACACGCTAAATTGTTTCTCTCAACATGATCGTCCCTGGATCCCTAGATGATTCTCTGATTTGATGACAAATGTGCCCTGGTTTCATATCAATAACTTTTTTGGAAAGAAGCTGCATGTGTTTAGGTTACTATTATGCTAATTTACTTGAAGCAGTCTCAAGGCATCTTAGTTCATGAATAGACTAGCACACGCAGACATTAAAATCAGCATGCTTCAAAGTCATCCGCTTTGTGGTTTGTTGAATCAGCTAATTATTTCTTCCTCcagcctgattttttttttcttatgtcaCGCAGTGTGGACTAGGGGATGCTTTTCGTTGCGGTACATGCCCTTACAAAGGTCTTCCCCCATTCAAACTTGGTGAAAAGGTAATTAACAGGAACACAGGATCTCTCTTTCCCTTTCCCACGACATCTGTATTACTGTATTGTATAGAACTAATAATCTATTTTCTTGCAGGTTTCACTGTCTGAAAACTTTCTCGTGGCAGACATTTGAAGTCAAAGTTGGATTTAGATGCTGCTTTTGGACATTCGCAGCTTATGAAAGCTTTTGTTTCCAGTTGGCTATGATTCattcatatatagttttacccatTCAAATGTAGTCAACTTTAGTGTCCTAGAAATGGTCCATAAAATGACCAAACAATGTTTGATGACGAGAATAACAAACGAATTTTGCTCTTCTTATCTGCCTTGGTGCTTGTTTTCTCCTTGTGTTGGTCCTTGTTTTAGAACTAAATTCATTGTTAAATAATGcctgtttgtttttaagttgaatttttatatatatatatatatatatatatatatatatatatatttatttcaattgtttttagttttcatattatttactaatataaaaagtaagttttttaaaataaaaaaaaatattagtttgatgtttttttaaacaaaaaatattttgaaaaataatttgctgTTATTGTCAATAAATGTATGCAATTCAAGCAGTTTCCaaattcaaattgaattaaatttgaatagCATTACTACTGTCTATGTAATTGGTACAGATAAATGCGCAAAAAGTCTCGTCCCTTGCGAGGCAGCAAGGGAAGATAGGAGTTGAACTTGTACAGCACTGGGCGAGCCACCGTGTTGATGACCACATCGCAGCACTTCACAAGTTCAAGAAGCACCAGCATCAGTTGGTTAAATGAATAAACAAACTCAGCCTTCGCCGGTTTACGTGCATGAAGTCTCGCAATACAAAACTGAATACAGATTTGGCTTCCCGGTGCATCCAGGAAGCATCAGCTAATCTGCTGAGAAAGAAGAACCAGAAGCCCTTGAGGACCGACCAATATTTCGTTGAGGAAACTCAATAACCCAAACCATACCACAGGAGTCACATCCACTCCTCCAAGTGGTGGAATCAACTTTCTGGTCGGAATGAGAAGTGGTTCTGTGGGAGCATAAACTAATACATATGGAAACTTCCCGACAGGAAGCTTTGGGTACCATGACATTACTATCctcaaaataaatagaaaggaaaatgCTGAGAGGAATGGCCCCAAGATACCTACCGCTGACTTCGCTGCGGCAGGGTCTAAATCTGCCAGCATCAATCTCTGAATTAAATTTGAGGTAGCATCTGATGTTTTTGGTATGCCTACGTTGATATTCCCAACAACCTCAGGAATGCTAAACGGCTCCCCTGATATGTCTCCATGTGACATTGCGAGGTCTACATTAAGAGAAGCTGCGACTCTGGTAAAGCAGCACGTCCTTGACGACAGGACTTGATGGCCTTGGCTGGAATGTCCTCTGGTAGGGCAGTTCAACCTCTCCTGCACAACTTAAACAGTTAGATACATGGAGTATGGAGCCTATAAGCAGTTCGAAAATCTTCTTCTTAACCTTGATATTTTACCCATTTATCATACTATTAATACAAATGTTTTCCATTCATGGAAAAAGATCTGAGAACGTAAAACAAAATTGGGTCAgaatttaagaatatattatacTGGTGCACATCAAGGCCCCCGCAAACATGCAGATGAAGAttatagaatataaaaaaactaattagtgTGCAGGAAGCCAGGGGATTTGATCAAATgtcaaatgcaataaaaaacagTGACTCGtcacaaaactttaaaaaacattcagaGATATCCCAAGCTGTTTCAGAAGGGCACTGAGACATGATTTTGAGGTTCGAGTAGCAAACactagaaaaatcaaatggAATACAACCCAAGGACTTTCTGGTATAGAAAATGTTCTTGAAGAAAGTAGACATGCACACAGAGGTCAGAGAATTCATCAAGTTGTAAGAGATAATCTTTTTCTAGGGCTGGTTTGGTTCCGAGAGCACAAATCACATTCACAAATAGACCTTGGAGCAAGgataaagcaaaagcaaaagagattcGTGAGCCAGCCCCAGTTACTTGCTACAGCCCCAAGTTATGTGCCTAATTGCTAAACCAAATTACGTAACAAGTAGAAATGAGCAAGCCCCATCAGTAATCAAATGAGAGGAAGCCTTGGCTTGCACACACTGCTGCTTAGAAAATCGAAAACCAAATTCCCTCGAAGAAGAAAAGGATCAACTTTAACATATTTCGAAGAAAACCAATTGCTATAGTTTCTTTTTCAGTCTTTATCTAACCTTTTGATTggataaaattcattttaaatacaaattgaTTTAGTAAAATGTTCAAGTAGTTGTATGGGGAAGAAAATAAAGACTGTAAAAGGATCAAGTATCCTCCACCATGATATAATCTGAACTAATATTCCATGCCATCATCATATGCATAAAGGAGACTGTAAAAGCAAAATAGTAAACAGAGTTTGGGCGCTCACAGAAACATTAAATTTGGCTTTCTTGTGTATCAAAGGCGCCCATCTTATATGATTCTGGTTGTGGTGGAGGGAAGATAATGCTGCCATTTTCTGTGAGAGAGCGAGAAGGAAATGAATGGGCAGCAATGTATCAGGGTGCCGGtggattttttggatttttcttttcatgggtTAATTTGAATGACCAgcaaaaaggaaacaaattgcAATCGTTGGACTCCCAGTTGGAAATCTGGTTCGGTTGGGTCCATCACCAAGAAGCCCAAATCAGGGTTTCTCCAAGAACTAAGAAGAGCACGGTACCGGGCTCTTCCTCGGATCATCAGAGTTATGCCCTGTTTtacattatgtttttgaaagtttttaatttttttagttttaaattatttttttgggttttattgaattttttttaatatactaatataaaaaataaattttaaaaaaataaaatatttcaatacattttcaaataaaaaatattttaaaaaacaatatctgtAACACTTCcaaatagattttaatattgagtACAGCATGACTACCCATAACAAATTTAGTATGTTTGGTTTTGTAatatattcatttttgtttttcaaaaagctttttaatttttttatttaaaaatttattaaattgattttttaatagtttaaatatgctgatataaaaaataaaaaatatataattttaatatattttgaattaaaaaatatttttaaaaagcttttCCATCCTACATGCGAAACACTGTTGGTTTTTTAGTGTGTCTCGAGTTAGTTTACatgttaatttagattaattctttttatgattttaaaaatgtacCCTTCATATATTAGTGAGATGtgttaaagaaatttaataattcttttaatatcaacCCAGGACATTACCTATTAACAAAAACATACCAACAAAAATGCAATTGGAGTCTcattaatcatataaaaaccTCAATAATGTCATGGAATTAAAAGGAAATCAGGAGCAAACCCTAATAAATTAATCTCATCATATGTTCTTCATGCTCCAATTTGATTCAAAACTTCCCTTGCTAGTAAAAGGGTCAAGGAAAAAAAGTAATTGGACCAGTTACTTGCACATCAAGAAGAAGAACTGTGCATCTCTCTCATTGAAATCAGTCTAGTTACATAAATGGATAGCTAGCTTGGATCTTCATGATCATAGAGAAAACATCTATCAatgtatataagaaaaataacaataaagaactaaactagattattttttaatgtttggtgaaaataagttgaaaaacaattttagtaTTCAGTTACATCatgaaaaaaagcaataaaataattgattaaagttttttttcttcaagtttgtTAAAAAgacaaggataaaattaaaaatatattttaattttataaattatgttaaataaaacaaataataataaaaaaataaataacaaatttaacaGATCAAAATCAACTAGGCTTCCTACGACGAGGGCCGACTGTTTATATACGAGACAATGTGTTGAatccaaaatgaaaaaggacTCATCTTACATGTTGGTGAATGGAAGGGGTTTGAGTGTCAAATGCCTTCTATTTTGCAAGAAGTTTCCaaatatttatcttaaataaatttttttgttaaagtaaaATGGTAAAATACACGTAAGTTCATCATCATGGGCTGGATTTACATTAGGGTCACCAAAAGCTTCATTCCATGCCGCAACAGGTAACCCCACTTCAAATAAGCGATAACCAATCATAAATTATAAGAATCCATGTATGCTGCATGAAATTTCTTGCATCACCGCTAATAACTCTCTAGAAAGAACCATACTTTATTCACAGTTTACAGCCATCAAATAACATGGAAAGTTTTCTATCTGCTATGACGAGAGGAGATTTGCAATATGAATGAATAcaaagaatcttaaaaattgaGAAACAATGTCTAAGAATGCATGAATAGACTGGATGCAAATTCAAGTGTCTTAAGAATTCAACAGTGAAAAGCAATCttacaatcaaataatttctcCTTGGTAATCTTTGAGAGAGGCAATCAATTTCCTATTCGTGAAATGGTGTGAGATCAATGTTCATCGGTTTCTTCCCCTTGCTTACCTTCTGTGGtacacaagaaaaataaacatccaGGTCAATAATGGAATGGAAATGACGTTATCCATGCTACATCATATACAACAACCACTACCAATCAAATTTATTACTGGAACCGGGGGCTTTTCTAGAAACGTTGGCTTGAGATTGTAGAAGGAGACTGGCAAGGAGGAGGCAGCGAGTGAGAttattcaaactaaaaaattgaaaaagtgcAAAATGAACGCCAAAGGGTTCAAACAGTGAGCTAAGAGAGATTGGTACATAATGATAGAGATACTAAGAAGTGGTGAGAAGGTAAAATTACAGAAATTAGTAGGGTTCTATGAAATTGAGACTCCCAATCACGAGCCCCAATCTGACATTTGGGTGTACTCTCTCTAATCTCATGAATTGGAGATGAAAGAACACAATGCGTGCAGCGTTGCTACAAAGAAGAGTTTCTGACGGTGTATAAGCTTTAGAAGAAGTGTATGTGCTGATAAAAGATGGAGATAATACTTACAGCTATTGCCACAAGCTCTTCTAGCAGCTCCTCTAAATGGCGTAGAGgctaatttcatcaaaaagcAAAAGATAGATAATTATAcagccaaaattaaaaaaaaaaaaactggcatTTGTTTAAACAAATATCTATATGTATAATCTAATGAAAAACACATAGGACATTTCACAAATAAGGCCTATGTAAGACTCACCCACTGAGTTGGACCATCCACCGGGGCATTCAGAGGATCATCATGAACCTAAGCACCACAAAGAAGCTTTGAGAAgcctatatataaatatgatcAAAGATACAAACACTGCCACAACTACTAGAAATTGTAACATCGCAAACTCAGAAGCAAAGCAAAAGATTcatgaaataagaaattcatATAGAAAAACTAGACATTAATGGAATGGTAGAAACCAGACCAATTCACTTCAATTCCTCCTGATGATGAACTTCGGAGTCTCCACAAACAGGGATGGAACCACGACAAAGTTTGACAAAGTCTTCATTTTAGTCCTAAAATTATATGGTTTATATATAATCCTGAGACGTTCCAATAATAAATTGATCATTTTCAACAGATCATCATACCTCCATGAAAATTCCATCCACCCCAACGGCCACTGCTGTCCTTGCAATGCATGGTATCAATTCACGAAGACCTCCACTAGCAACACCTCCACCATCCAACTGTAGATAGAGCATACTTTACCGATTTCATATGAGggcaaaaatacaaaaaggagaTGTACATAGCAACACATTACACTTTACATAAAAATGAAGACCAGGGAAATATAGCGACCAGAAGGAAGGACAACACAAAACCATAGCATCAAAGACATGATTTAAGACACCAAAGGCCAAAATTATTAACAGATTGGTTTCCCACATTCTTAAAGTTTATCAGGGAAATCATGTAAAACACACTAATACTGGTCTGCTAACATTTACCAAGACTGAATCTATGTTCCATCATCTAGTTGTACAACGGAAAATGGAAGACAATCCACACCTTTCTCCCAGCAGGCTGTTGTAGTGAATGTGTGATGTCAGCTACCTGTTTTGAAACACTTGAATCAGTGATTAAGTCTTCCACATTATAGCATGTAAATTGAAATATAAGAAGCACATCAGTAGAAGAACCCAAAAGAACTATCTGAAGTGGATTAATACTGTAAGCGGCTATAGATAATTTCTATAATCACTCTAAACGTGACATGtttgataaaagataaaagttcGAGATTTCTAAACTAAAAGAACAAAAGTTGTGCAAGCCAAtgccataaaataaaaaattggaatTGAAGTTTGATGAAACATTTAAAACTTTTCTCCTTTTAATGGAAGATTAAATTCAAGCTAATGAATGGGACAATTATCCATATATGCTCTTGCCTACATCTCATCCACTTCAAGATCAGGATCAAGTTCTAAGAAAGCCAAAGGATTCTGTCctcttgcaaagaaaattagaatCCCAATCAAATATGACACTTCTCCTTATCTCTTAGACAAGAAATTCAAGGAGTGAAAAATGAAATGGTCCAAGTTTTGGAGATTTATGTGGAGGGGGAGAATCAGGAGAATATCTGCTATTAGGTGGTCTTATAAATGTAAAATACCATTCACCTTCGGACTTGATACACTTTGTATATGTTACATACTTTCTatcttaattgaattattattcaatataaagGGGCTTGATGAGCATCAAATGGTATGAAACAATAAAGAAGAGTATTTGACGTACAACAGGACAATTAGCTTCCCTGATCCATTCCAAATTACGCGGATCAACAATCAAATCACCTACAAGCCAAGCCCAAACGTAGGATCAAATCAAACTGGATAACAAATATGCTGTTACTCATCAAAGACTTCAAATTCCAAATATGTTTAAACCAAACTCTTAAATTGTGTAGTTCACAAAAATTTAGTTCATTTAACTTACAtgcaaataattcaaaaacacaaaatcaaatttctctTAATAAGTGTTTCGTTCCGCTTTCtccatctctttctctctttctacaTGTTATTCCTAATAATAAATCCTCATAATTTCAAATTCTATTCTGAAACCTTAATTCCCCAAACCTTATTGATTTCCTACCATTCTATCTTTGCAAGACAGcgcataaattttaattatccaGGCTGTCCTGCATCACTGGTATGCCAATTTAAACAGCTTCTTAAACTAATTGCAGATAGAAATTTTCCAAACTTCAAGAATCCCCTAATTGATCCCCTTTTACACGTTGAAAgataattagaaacaaaaaacacgGCTTCTTATATTCATTTCATATAGAAAGCTGCAGAACTTCAAGAATTCCCGACTTAACCCCCCTTTACACtgttgaaagaaaataagaaacaaacaaCACCTTTTAAAAACATATGGCATGCATCATTTGAGACAAAAACCGGGCACACTTACTATAGCCAAACATAGTTCCCCTCTCACAAACCATGACATTTGGATTTCCAGCCAATCTTACCTTCTCAGCAGAATTTGACATGACCTGCATGTTTTAATTCTATGATCATTAATTAGAGAAACAACACTAGACAGAGGCATGCCTATATTTCAAAAGCTTGAAATCCAAGCACGTCAATATGAAtacttttttcatggaaaagagAACTCACAGAAGGAGCACAGAATTGGCCTTTcttaatattgataattttccCAGTCTTGGCAGCTGCAACTAGAAGATCTGTctgttataaaatctaaaaaatgagataactccattgaaaaaaacaatgaaagggAAACGGTGCATCTTTCAAACTCAAAATGAACTCATCGTGGAAACATCAAGCTAAAAGATATAAGGTAGCAACTTAACCTGACGACATAAAAAGGCTGGAATCTGAATGATATCTGCAACTTTGCCAACTGGTTCACACTGGCCAAATAGAAAAGGTTACAATTGTTTGTGACACTTTGGGGCAATCTTACTACTTCATACTTGTAGCAAGTTGGCACTAAAGAAAAAGGTAAATATTTGAACAGAAACGAAGgactataaatagaaaagacatAAAATAGGATGTAAGAGTTTACTTAATTCAAGAAATCAGGCTTATGCAAATTCTTTAACAAATATTccaagggaaagaaaacaatCGACAAACACTCCATAAGGTTTGTCAAAACAGTAATTTCatcctctctcttcttttttttcttttttttcccccagAATTCTACCATTTTGGTCACTAATGAAAAAGACTTGGAAGTAATAAAAGACCAATACAATGATAcataatcattatcatctcaTGACACAATAATACATCAACTTTTCTTTATAAGAAGTTGCGACTGGCATAGAACTAAAACTTAGTTCAGGTTTGACCATGCTGAGTGCATCATCTTTCATTTCTCATTCTCAACACCATTACGAAGTAATGCTCCACCTAATGGAACTGAAAGTCTAGAAGAGCCATGTAATAGACATTTGTTCAGCATATTAGATCATATAATATAACCTTCCAAAAATTAATGGGAAGAAGTCaacactaaaagaaaataaacaatatgaTCACAATTAATGGGAAGAAGTCAACCATAAAAGAATAGGATGGTTGCCTACCTGAATTGTTTCATGCACATCAGTAACAATGGGGATGTCATATGCTATTTTAACCTTCTCAAGGATCTACACCAAATACAAGAGAGAGGATATTAATCAGTTATCAGTTCATGTATGTGAAATTTCCTAAAATTATTAAGCATCTTGACAATCTACTCATAACGTGACACCAACAAGTAAATCTAGTAGAAGCGACTACAAACCTGCTAAGAGATTTGTGTGCATGCATTATCAATATTGGTTATAAATTGAGTACCAATGTATCAGGAAGTAATCACTGAATAACCACAAAAAAATGTATATAGACGTACATTGCTTGATGCCAACATATATTCGTCCAACATCCAATTTGAGTGGTCAAGGCCAATAATATTGGCAAAGACTGTAATACCAAGATCATTATGCAAATCACTGTGATCAATATAAGGAAAGTACGCCAACATTATCATATTCTGAATTCTAACTCAATGTCTGCACTTTATGAACATTTAACTTAGTCCCAACCTGTGAATGTGTGAGCTTAATTACTTGTATTTCATAATTGCTGTTTGTCTTGTTTTAACAGTTATGAATTACTAGCATAAAAAGTATGAACTTTACGCCTGTGTCTTATTCCAATATTTCGCATTATTCATTGTCGTAAAGCGTGAACTGATACCTTCAAGCCTTCGCTCATTCCTGGACCTCTAAATGATTTTGAGGATGTCCTGTTAGCTTTATCAAAGCTTGATTTAAAAACCAGTGGCAACCCAACTctacaagataaaataaaataaaataatcacaaaCACATTCTCTTCAGCCTGCTTCCTTCCAATTATAATAAAAGCAGTCCATTTTTCCAATCTCCTTGccacaaaaacatcattttttttcaaaattaaacgCATTGACAGAAGCATAAGAAACGTACTTGGTGGAGATAGTCTTGAGATGGTTGGCCATTCTAAGAATGTGTTCTTCAGATTCAATCAC from Populus trichocarpa isolate Nisqually-1 chromosome 5, P.trichocarpa_v4.1, whole genome shotgun sequence includes these protein-coding regions:
- the LOC7492498 gene encoding 2-dehydro-3-deoxyphosphooctonate aldolase isoform X1, with the protein product MDSSTALFDQLKVAEPFFLLAGPNVIESEEHILRMANHLKTISTKVGLPLVFKSSFDKANRTSSKSFRGPGMSEGLKILEKVKIAYDIPIVTDVHETIQCEPVGKVADIIQIPAFLCRQTDLLVAAAKTGKIINIKKGQFCAPSVMSNSAEKVRLAGNPNVMVCERGTMFGYSDLIVDPRNLEWIREANCPVVADITHSLQQPAGRKLDGGGVASGGLRELIPCIARTAVAVGVDGIFMEVHDDPLNAPVDGPTQWPLRHLEELLEELVAIAKVSKGKKPMNIDLTPFHE
- the LOC7492497 gene encoding anamorsin homolog, with the protein product MDTKRMLQNSVLALTDDTLISIGTVTNAAREVANDGVDQCDPQIITQASSLSKLPLEPSSVDIVIPIFRSIEFPGDLLVKEMFRVLKPGGTILIYSSQQSVIGETDKAISGLQRKLLLGGFLEAEALQPKPVGLSNVVCSFGVKAKKPSWNIGSSFALKKSIKSPVKVQNDDYSDLIDEDSLLTEEDLKKPQLPPVGDCEVGSTRKACKNCTCGRAEEEEKVKLGPTMDQLSNPQSACGSCGLGDAFRCGTCPYKGLPPFKLGEKVSLSENFLVADI
- the LOC7464785 gene encoding protein COFACTOR ASSEMBLY OF COMPLEX C SUBUNIT B CCB3, chloroplastic, whose product is MAALSSLHHNQNHIRWAPLIHKKAKFNVSERLNCPTRGHSSQGHQVLSSRTCCFTRVAASLNVDLAMSHGDISGEPFSIPEVVGNINVGIPKTSDATSNLIQRLMLADLDPAAAKSAVGILGPFLSAFSFLFILRIVMSWYPKLPVGKFPYVLVYAPTEPLLIPTRKLIPPLGGVDVTPVVWFGLLSFLNEILVGPQGLLVLLSQQIS
- the LOC7492498 gene encoding 2-dehydro-3-deoxyphosphooctonate aldolase isoform X2, yielding MDSSTALFDQLKVAEPFFLLAGPNVIESEEHILRMANHLKTISTKVGLPLVFKSSFDKANRTSSKSFRGPGMSEGLKILEKVKIAYDIPIVTDVHETIQCEPVGKVADIIQIPAFLCRQTDLLVAAAKTGKIINIKKGQFCAPSVMSNSAEKVRLAGNPNVMVCERGTMFGYSDLIVDPRNLEWIREANCPVVADITHSLQQPAGRKLDGGGVASGGLRELIPCIARTAVAVGVDGIFMED